A single Acidaminococcus sp. DNA region contains:
- a CDS encoding dihydroorotase, whose amino-acid sequence MKTLIKNGHLVDPSQHLDAVKDLLVENGRIAKIADHIEEPCDEVYDASGLVVAPGFIDLHTHMREPGLEAKEDLVTGTMAAAAGGITRVACMPNTKPVIDSSIVVSGIKKRAAEEGYVHVEVIGAITKGEKGQEITEMGDMALRGAMAFSDDGHFVERPTIMLLAARYAGNFDKALICHDIEEEMNHEGYMHEGAVSARLGVPGIPSIAEDMCVARDAIIAQYTGTHIHIAHVASKGAVDIIREAKKKSIPITCEATVHHLTLTDEMCASYNTATRVSPPLRSWEHVEALREGLKDGTIDAIVTDHAPHAPEEKDVEFRYAPNGFCGLETSVGVILTELYHTKLFTINEIVEKMSTRPAQLFNLDAGTLQEGHNADITILDLNKEWTVDSSKFYTRGRLTPFDGKHCKGKAVATMVDGQFVMKDGVVCKK is encoded by the coding sequence TTGAAAACGCTGATTAAGAATGGACACCTTGTAGATCCCAGCCAGCATCTGGACGCCGTCAAGGACCTGCTGGTTGAAAACGGCAGAATCGCCAAGATTGCCGACCATATCGAAGAACCGTGCGACGAAGTGTACGATGCTTCGGGCCTTGTTGTGGCGCCCGGATTCATCGACCTGCACACCCACATGAGAGAACCGGGCCTGGAAGCCAAGGAAGACCTCGTTACCGGCACGATGGCTGCAGCCGCAGGCGGCATTACCCGCGTGGCCTGCATGCCGAACACGAAACCGGTCATCGATTCTTCCATCGTTGTCAGCGGCATCAAAAAGCGCGCTGCCGAAGAAGGTTATGTACACGTGGAAGTCATCGGTGCCATTACCAAAGGCGAAAAGGGCCAGGAAATCACCGAAATGGGGGATATGGCCCTGCGCGGAGCCATGGCATTCTCCGATGATGGTCACTTCGTGGAAAGACCGACCATCATGCTGCTGGCAGCCCGTTATGCCGGTAACTTCGACAAGGCCCTGATCTGCCACGATATTGAAGAAGAAATGAACCATGAAGGATACATGCACGAAGGCGCCGTTTCCGCACGGCTCGGCGTGCCCGGCATTCCTTCCATTGCCGAAGATATGTGTGTAGCCCGTGATGCCATTATCGCGCAGTACACGGGAACGCATATCCATATTGCCCACGTAGCCAGCAAAGGCGCCGTGGACATCATCCGCGAAGCCAAGAAGAAGAGCATTCCCATTACGTGTGAAGCGACGGTTCATCACCTGACCCTCACCGATGAGATGTGCGCCTCTTATAATACAGCCACCCGCGTTTCGCCTCCGCTCCGTTCCTGGGAGCACGTGGAAGCCCTGCGCGAAGGCTTAAAGGACGGCACCATCGATGCCATCGTCACGGACCATGCACCGCACGCACCGGAAGAAAAAGATGTGGAATTCCGGTACGCGCCGAACGGGTTCTGCGGCCTTGAGACGTCGGTCGGCGTCATCCTCACTGAACTCTACCATACGAAGCTTTTTACCATCAATGAAATCGTCGAAAAAATGAGCACCCGCCCGGCACAGCTCTTCAATCTCGATGCCGGCACTCTGCAGGAAGGTCATAACGCGGACATCACGATTCTTGACCTCAACAAAGAATGGACCGTGGACAGCAGCAAGTTCTATACGCGCGGCCGCCTCACCCCGTTTGACGGAAAGCACTGCAAAGGGAAAGCTGTGGCCACCATGGTCGATGGTCAATTTGTTATGAAAGACGGTGTAGTATGCAAAAAGTAA
- the carA gene encoding glutamine-hydrolyzing carbamoyl-phosphate synthase small subunit, with product MQKVKGKLVLKDGGVYEGILYGDHKAVGEVVFTTGMTGYQETLTDPSFCGQIVIFTYPLIGNYGCNDIFNQSDGCCYEGLIVSELCDEPSSWRDEGTVMEFLEKNHIPVLTGVDTRAITRRIRSYGTLQGVIVPDDTPEDEIQKLLATPERHDQVAQVTTKQVYHMGDKDKANYSVAVMDYGVKRNILKSLVAKGCYLTVYPAETAAEEVLAANPDGIFLSNGPGDPADLKVEIENIKKMVGKKPIFGICMGHQVMALACGAKTKKMLFGHRGINQPVRDYVDHKIMITSQNHGFMVDEDSLKGLPIEVINRSLNDGTIEGLKYLNHPTFTVQFHPEASPGPSGNGYLFDRFIKMMGGH from the coding sequence ATGCAAAAAGTAAAAGGGAAGTTAGTACTTAAAGATGGTGGTGTCTACGAAGGCATCCTGTACGGCGATCACAAGGCAGTCGGCGAAGTCGTCTTTACGACGGGCATGACAGGCTACCAGGAAACCCTGACGGATCCTTCTTTCTGCGGACAGATTGTAATCTTTACTTATCCGCTCATCGGCAACTACGGCTGCAACGATATCTTCAATCAGTCCGACGGCTGCTGCTATGAAGGCCTGATTGTCAGCGAACTCTGCGATGAACCGAGCAGCTGGCGCGATGAAGGCACAGTCATGGAATTCCTCGAAAAGAATCATATTCCTGTGCTGACCGGTGTGGATACGCGCGCCATTACCCGCCGCATCCGTTCCTATGGTACGCTGCAGGGCGTCATTGTGCCGGATGATACGCCGGAAGACGAAATCCAGAAACTCCTTGCTACGCCGGAACGTCACGACCAGGTGGCGCAGGTTACGACGAAGCAGGTTTACCACATGGGTGATAAGGATAAAGCAAACTACAGCGTGGCCGTTATGGACTACGGCGTGAAGCGCAATATCCTGAAATCCCTCGTGGCTAAAGGCTGCTATCTCACCGTGTATCCGGCTGAAACGGCGGCAGAAGAAGTGCTTGCCGCCAATCCGGACGGTATCTTCCTGTCCAACGGACCCGGGGATCCGGCGGACCTTAAGGTAGAAATCGAAAACATCAAGAAAATGGTCGGCAAGAAACCGATTTTCGGCATCTGCATGGGTCACCAGGTCATGGCCCTTGCCTGCGGCGCCAAGACGAAGAAAATGCTCTTCGGTCACCGCGGCATCAACCAGCCTGTCCGCGACTATGTGGACCATAAGATTATGATTACTTCCCAGAACCACGGCTTCATGGTCGACGAAGATTCCCTGAAGGGTCTTCCCATTGAAGTCATCAACCGCTCCCTGAACGACGGGACGATTGAAGGGCTGAAATATCTGAACCATCCGACCTTCACGGTGCAGTTCCATCCGGAAGCTTCTCCCGGACCGAGCGGCAATGGTTATTTGTTTGATCGGTTTATCAAGATGATGGGAGGGCACTGA